The sequence TGCAACAAAGCCGCATTCTCAAatctccccaagtgttcctcggggTCAGTATGTCCGTCATACTCACCAATGTTAGATTGTCGGAAATTCGGAGGAAGCCATTCCTCCAAGATGGCTAGTGAAAAAGGGCTTCCTCTCTTGGGTACCGGCGCCCTGCTTCCTACCTGCTCCCTCAACCTACGTATCTCCTTCTACATCTCCCCTATCTCACTAATCTCTCCAGTTGGGAGGGGTTGCGTCTCCTCCATCCTGCTCTGGTGGACTTCAACATTTTCCTCACGCTCCTGACCGACGGCCTGTTTCTCTACAAACACAGACTCTTGATTCcttttcatggcctcatccactgtccgggtgataaattggcccaactgctccagggtcaagttccccacgttCTCATTGGGGCGGGTTTGCTCGACCCTTGTCTTGTGAAGGGGCTGCTCGGTTCTTAtctcttgacgaggttgttcctgtctcgtctCAAGACGCGGTTGTTCATGTCTTGTCTCAACATGAGACTGCTCAGGTCCCTTTTGAGGACGCGATGATGTTGAGGTAGCTCTTCTACTTCCTTTcctgcctaccatctctacgtctcaactcaagtTTTCCCACAGACgacgccaagtgatactcacgggaaatttcgggtccgatcccaacgagcgtcgctagttcagacgtgggctttaagattaccctaagcctgaaatcaagaataagaccgttagaagggggccaggagggtatcctgacgtagcccctccgacgctcaagtcagagactgatgatatatggggggagcagctaagggtgctgctgaaaacaatatagtgaatgaaataaccgtacgctcaaacctggtatttataagaGAACACCTGGGCTtgtcatgggcccttcacctgtgggccttAGATATGGGCCAGATCTTGATGGGCTTGTCATGGGCCCTTCACTTGTGGGCCTTAGATATGGGccggatcttgatgggctcatccatgggatatcaggtaaaatcaagtatatgtgaaatcaaattaggtactatttgtactaatttaggtagcacgttttttattcacaaatctcatcatcaaaaaatattcaatattatcttcaaattatatattttgacatactcaatcgaatttgagtatttaaaaggtaaaatcaagtgtttgtgaactcgaattatgtattatttttattaatttaagtatcacattttttCTTCACGAATATCTTCATCggtgtcacttaatattaacttcaaattatattttggcatcctcaaataattggatatgagtatttacggggtaaaatcatgtatcatatactctaattagatactttgtgtaccaatttaagtatcacattttaacttcacaaatgacacaatcaaaagtcacttaatattacttgaaacttaagtattttctaacacatttgaagtattcaaatagccaaatcaaatatttggaacccgaaaatatgtattttattgatcaaaataagtaatttttctaattcaacaatgagtgagaaactgtattttttcaaaaattagatgatatgaataagtcatcttaatgcattttcaatgaaaataccaataattattgaatttattgtgatagctcgaaaatccagtattttcttactcatttggagtattcaaagagtaaaatcaagcatttataactccaaaataggtattttgtTGGTCAAAATAAAcacttaatcttatttcatgttgAGTGAtgatctatgtttttttttaaaaaaataaaatgacatgaataagtcatcctaatgtatttttcatgaaaGGACCAACAATtactgaatttatggtgaatgctcgaaaatataatattttcttatatatttggagtattcaaagagcgaaatcaagtatctgaaaccccATAATATGTACTtggtatgtcaaaataagtatttacttttattccatgataattgagaaacaatattttgttaaaattatattttaaatggagaaaaatgatataatttttgtggataaaataatatatttatttaaataataaaagggtAAAAATGTAAAGATTGCTTTATGGGTAGTTAAAACTAAATGTATAGATTTGTCAGGTActgatttctaaaaaataatcgctaggtactgaattttaattgaaacattGGCAGaggcatttttttttaaaatttaccgTTATTATATTTCTACACAACTTGTACAATTTAATTGCtgatattgaataaaaatatattcgaAATATGTCTTAAGCATAAAGTCTACGAGTGTATGCAaaagattataattttttaaaaaataactaaatttattaattatacaaaaatgtgaaaaatcaAAAGTGAAAagttatgaaaataaaaagtttatgcTTATTTACTTTAGAATTCCGAAATCCTAAATTAGCTCAATCACTATATTTCAATACCACATATACATGCAATCGCATATGCTGGTAAACAATGACTAATACTCGCACGGAATCAacaattttagttatttcaGATGGCAACAAAAAAAGTTCGAATGTACATTATGTATTTCACAAACTACCTAATGCTAAATCCCACGTAATAATGTTCGGTCGCTCACTTCCATGAATTTACACATGAGGAATGATCCGTCCATTGAAAATTAGAACTATTATTACTATTCTCGTTGTTCTTGAACCCTTTCCAGTCTCTCAGAACGGCCTTCAAATCGACCATCTTCGCTCCGATGGTGCGACAACAATTGGCATGAACCGTAATGACCACGGTAACATCTTTGCTATCACTGCAGAATCCACTGAAGTATAATGTATCAAGAAATCTTGGCATGAGACCTAATTGATCGAGAACACCATGAAGCACTAATTGCTCCAAAACATCTTGTTCTTTCATCCCAGTCGAGTTCTTCCTCATGTCGTACCATATTTCGAACAACGATATGGTCCGGTTGTTCGATCGTACGTAGTAAAATCCTGTGTTGATGTTGTTGAGTTCCGAGGATGAATTGCCATTGAAAGAATCTGTGCTTATTTGCAAGTCCAGGGTTTCGTTCATGCTTAGTCTTGTGAGTGGATTCCTTAGCCATAGCACATCCGTGTCCTTCCATACAAACAAGAATAATTAATCAGTCTTGCTAGCGTCATTGTACTCTGATATTTTACATTTATCTCAACAATTTTGACTGGAAAAAAATTATCTATTTGACGATTTTTATCGTCGTAATGTTCGTGCAGAAAATATAAGGGGGACtaccaaatattatatatatatatacctccTATCTTCACACATGTCAATTCTTTTTGTTAAGAATAGGATGCAAttgtatatattaaaaaatcaaattaaaattttgtactAGAAAAAATTTCGAATGGCAAAATGCTATGAACTGAGAGGAAGCATGAATACCGTGAAGATGAAGTTGTAGCCTTTCTTGAGGACATTTAATAGAAAACTAGTCCTTCTCCACATCATCTCTATGAAATCCTTCGACATGTAAAGCTTCTCTGCGGAGAAATCATCGCCGCCTCCGTCCACCAGCAGCCTGTAACAGTTCAGCCGCCGGAACTCACACCTCTCATACGCTGTCTTGTCCACAGCCACCACGAGTAAATGATCCAACAGCTCTCTTGTTCCTTCTCCCTCCCATAAACTCTCCAGAAAAATATCGAACATCGACGGATACTCGTTCTCGTGAGGCTCAACGTAAGCTTTGTTAATAATGGCGATAATCAAATTCTTGTTTGGCATTGCTGCATTTTCCAGGGCTATTTGCAGATCATCTTTCAAGATTTCCTGCAATTAAAAGTTTCAAGAAAACCACATCTAGATTGATTCTCTGTAAACAGACGAATCCAAGAACAACGGGACAGTTAATTCACGTACGTACCAAATTTGTGTTTGGGAGTGATCTGTAGGCTGAGGGTTTGATACtagaaaatagaagaaaaaggGTTAATGCAAAGAATATCGAGAATAAAACTACAACATCAGCGATGGAGAATTTGGAGCAACTCATTTTTCTCTTCAAATTCTCAGTACTGTTGATTCTTCTTTTAATGGAGATGGGATTGGGGATCGAGGGATTTTATTAGAAAGACGATCGAGTTGGAGAGTCATGCAAATAACCTGAAATAATAgtcatttatatttataatcagTGAAGGAGCTAAGGAGCGCCCGAAAATTGATTTTCTTACTCTGTGCATGTTTATAATAACATGTAAGTTGGAAAattgatttcattttatttaacttattaattaaagattcttttatatttatataatatataattatgaaGATCTCATattcgatttatgatttaaagtaaGTATAAAGAGAGAAATGAATAACTAACAAAATGTCAGTTATTAATTAGTTAGAACTAATACGAGCGAGTATGATTTTTGGGTGAACCGGAAATAACCGATTAAAtggattatttataattttttcaattatagAATTTATTGAATCGAATTTATCGAAAAGCAAAATGAACGCCTGGCCCACCAAAGCACAAGTAGGATCAGTTTACTTTTGTGACAAAGTCACATGTGCTAATTTCATTTTGCCACCGTTGACATTAAaccaattaaaatatattttaattgtaaatattaaaatatttttttggaagaCTCTTGTCTAAGAGTATGATCCCGtcgatataataaattaataactttctaaaattataaatataactaGAAAActtagtaaaatattattttattgttgttattgtttatactcctaattttatttgaaaacaatgAATATCACTAACTtagttttataaatatatatgtagactgaatttttttataaatattaattcaaaaaatatgacATCAAATTGGTTAAGCGCACACATTGacttttttatgtaattaaatttatgtttgttgaataaaaaatactatataaaataataaattattcatttatcgattaattaatatatatctatattaataaaattttgtggtttcaacattattaattttaagagGTTTTATATGTACATAAGATAAAGATCAAGATTGATATCCTTGTGGATTTATCTAAATATATCATTAATATTAACTATTAATCTTTGCACGCGttgtatgaaaatatatatgtgatatttttattttaaatttaatattaagaatgATATAGTCATTTAAAAATTGACGATAAagattaaagaaaatattttagttgttttaaatattttggaaaGTGGAGATGACCGTGATAAGCAAAtacataaatttactaaaatatatttttattaaatgaaaatataatacttatataattttaaagttgtattgttgatattttaaaaaattcacgATGACACCAAAgtcatttactttatttttttcttacttaataatatagtataaattTAAACTAATTGCTAAGACACACACGTTGTGTGagcataatatttatatattaaaattttcaattatatagaattaatttaattttaattaaagggAAATATCAcgactatataaatatatatgactaCGTTAAGTATGGTTTGATTGGTTGGTTGaaaaattagaaagaaaaatGGTTGAAAAGAGAGaattaagaaaaatgaaaatatcaaatacGAAAAGAGACGAACATAAAAAACTTCATAATTCCAATATATATCTGTTTTTTAATTGAAAtctggattatttttaaagacCATTTCACTCTAAACCAAATAGAggagaaattttaaaattttctttttacgaTCAAACCCCAAACATGGAAAGACTTGTAAGAGATGAGAACAGCAGATTATGCAAAACCCAAAAATACATGATATATCACATATTTTCCCAGGAGAAAAtaaacttggagagaaaaataGGCATCATAATATCAGCATTCTTGACTGAATCCGGATCAAAAAATCCGGCATGCTTTTGAGTATTTGGTCTGTTTCCTGAGCTTCGGTGGCCGGAGAACGACCTTTATCGCTGCATCAAACACAGCCTTCACATTCTGTATTTCAGGAATCGCTCGAATTAATCAGATGAGACACTCGAAACAACTTCAAGAAAATGCATGAAAAGATCGGGAATAGAACAAACCTGCTGTGTCTTGGCACTGCACTCGATGTACGCTACTGCTCCTATTTGCTTCTTTAGTTCTTCGCcctgaaaattcaaaatttaaaatcccAGATAATCAACCTTGTTGGTATAAGTTACTagttcatatcaaaattttactaTCAAGGGAGTAATCTAAATCTTGAAATGTCTCATTAGAACGAGCTCGTTCAAGCTTAAGTTATCGATATCACAAGTACAACATATATTCAATCCCCCCAATAATCAAAAAAGTTATgataaattaataaactttATAATGACAATTTAGTTTGAGGTAGAGTTCTCATATGTACCTGTTGGGTGGAAATAGTGAATGCTCCCGGATAGTCATTTTTGAACTGCTTGTCCTCTCTCAAATCTGGATTATCGTGAATTCCATCAATCACATTTAGTGTCAATAATCGAGAATGGAGCCGAAGAGATGTCGATAAGAATTGGAACTcgaataaggaaaaaaattatagtgCCTAGTCCTCGAGAGCTACTTATAATATTTGAGCTTAAAATACAAATGGAATTTAGAACGAACTCTCTTCATAGGCTGGATTGTGGCTTATTGCCATGTTCTAGCCTACCATTGCAATATAATTTAACAATGCATTTCAAGTTTTTTTACCTTTACAACAAGGAAAGCGCCATAGTTTGATCGTCGTGCTCCATAAACAACATACAagataatgatatatatgttctccaccatttcttcttcaattgacTCAATCAACTAATTCATAAGACGCAAGGGTATATATATCTCGATTACCTAACTAGCACTCGTATATATTTCTATTAACATGATTCACATAGCAAATTAAAACCTGTTCACATGCATAACCTGTCCTTTGTTCCACCAATATATGTAACAAGAGATTCTCAAGAATTTCAAGATACTGATACACTCAAGTGAAGAAAATTTGAAACTGTTTTTAAGATAAGAAACATTGTGGGAATAGGATTCAAAATGCCAAACCGAAAACAAAAATCTTTGTAGAAAAGCAAGACCAAAAAACAAGCAACTAGTTTTCTTTTATGAGGAATAAAGAATCCTTACCTAGTTTTGTCCCCACGAGAACAACGGGCACTGAAGAAGCATAATGCCTTAGCTCGGGGACCCACTTCGCCAATGTAAAAAGAAGCACAAAAGCAAAAGAAGCAATGAGTATACACGGCATGAAGAAAAGTTTAGTGACCACCACTTGACTAAGCACGAATGTTCAAGGAAAAAGGTAATTACTTTCTTTGAAATGTTCTCAAAGCTTGGCCTACTTATAAGTGAGAAGGCCAGCAGGAAGACATCGGCTCCTCTGTAGCTAAGGGGCCTTAATCTGTTATAGTCTTCTTGACCTGCCATAATTCGTTTCAAATTTGAGAATCTATAAAAGAAAAGCTAATACAAACATCATTCTTGCAcaactagctatagcttttacTCTTATCTTTATGCTGTGAACTCTAAAGCATCGTCAGCTAAACAAGGTAAgggcaaaaaataaaaaatatttatattttgacaAAGATAATAGGATTGTATGTTCATTTATTTAACTTCAAATGGATGATAGGATcgaatttttgagaaaaagacTCATCAGAAATGATAAAATGACCATATGAACAACTCCAAGGCCTTAATTGAAACCCCAAGAAACAATTAACGAAGAGCTCTAGCTTAATTCTAGaaagaaaatgaatttttgaagtaaGCAAGAAATTTGATGgccatatttaaaaaatcagcAATAAGAAAAGTAAAGACATGAAGAACGGGATAGTTTTACCAGCAGTATCCCACAGGCCAAGATTCACAGTTTGCCCATCCACAGAGACATTGGCACTGAAGTTATCAAACACAGTTGGAACATAATCCTgaatcaatcaagaatataCAGCATTATGgccaaaacacacacacacaaatatagcATAACAGTGAATAAAGCTCAAAAAACAAGCTCAAAGAAAGAAACAGTAACACACACACTGTCTGAGCGTTGTGTGTATAAACTTACAGTGGGAAAGGTGTTGCTGGTGTAAGATATCAGAAGACATGTCTTTCCAACTGCACCATCACCAACTGTAACACATTTAATGAATTTGGTTGCTGTGGCATTTGAATTGACACTGCTATTCGTAATAGTGCTGGTACTCATTCTTTTAAATCAAAAACTCATGCCAGAAGAAACAGAAAAATTTCAAGAAGATCGACACTCCCAACTACTACAGGaattttttcttgaagaaattttGGGGATCAAGGAAAACAGAAGGGCCTTTTGAGAATGTAGCGAGGCGAAAAATCTCTTCTTTCTCATGCATTAAAAATGAGTATTTGAAATGACACTTTGTGGGGTTTAAAGAAGAGTGGGGGGCATGAGAGGAGGGAGAAAAAGCAAGATAAAGATTTTCTTGAGAACTTCTTTTCGACAGGAAAGTTGCTTTATTTTGAGTTGTGTGAGTGGGAAAAAAGAGAGGAATGCTAATTCGCCATGATAATTTTAACTGGTTAAGAATTACCAAAAGAATGAAAGAAAAGGAAACTACTCGAGGAGAAAGTGAGCTTCCTGGTGCCTCCCAGTCGCACTTCACTGATGGGAGAATTTTTTGGGATTTGAGCTCAGTTTTGTTCTAGAATGGATCCATCCAAAATTTTTCACACTAAAAATTTTGCgagaaaataaattgaatatacTATGGATATTAAATAGGAGCATATTAGTAAAAGTCTTTATAAAATATCGAAAGTGAACTATATATTTTGGACGATCGATAAAAAAACATGAACTATATAACAGAGATGAATGGAATACAAGAATGATTGtatgacaaaaaaaaacttgacaaaattctttttttaagGGAAAAAAAACCGAACACTcataaatatatttcatttgGGGGCAATCATCCCCTCAAAACCATTCTTCTTTTCGTTTTTTTGTATTGTGATGGTTGATATTGCACTCAGTGTACATCAATTGTAAACTAGAAACTTCGATGTTAGAAAGAAGGCAAAGTGCAATGGTTACGTGCTCATGCTTGTATCGAGTTAAGAGATATTGTAtaatttaaatgaataataCCAGATGATGACCGATTACGTTTTAAACTACGAAAACTATATGTTATGAAAGATCATATACATAatacatattaaattttttaacatgATAATTGAATGCTACTACTTTAATATACTTCTATATTGAAATTAGTGCGTGTAAAGAATTTTGAGGAAGTCAAAGTACGAGTTGTAGTGGTATGTACAGATTTATTGTGTTGGCATTATTGTCTACTTTTAATGCAGGAAAATTACGGTTGTcttgtttttcaaaatattttgaaatgatttttgaatttgaatcttcAGAATTCATGTGAGTTATGGATGACCAAGTAGTCACGGTTTCAGATTTGATAaacgtaaataaataaaagggaATCCTTGAGATGGTAGTGTCTCGAATAAACAAACATGAAGATCAAAGTTTCTCAACTGTGATGCTGACTCCAAATTCATGAAGTATACCCAATCTAAACACAGGCGAATGCCGGTATGTCGCGGCCAAAGAGAAGCTAAACTCGGCAAGAACGAGAGACAAAATGACCTTCGATTCCATCATTGCAAAGCTCTGTCCAAGCACGTACGAGCCCAGACTCCAAATGGCATATAAGCTTATGGAATCTTGCAGGCTACGGTGATCCCTTTGGCAAATCGATCTGGCTTGAACAGAAGAGCGTCTGATCCCCCATAAATCTTGGTGCTGGTGAAGTATAGGTATCAGAATATGAACATTTACGCCTTTTGGGACATTAATTTCGTTGAATTTGATGTCTTGCAAAGCTTCTCTCACCACAAAGGCTACCGGGGGTATAGGAGTAATGTTTCTTGAATCACCATGGTTAGCTGCAAGCGAGTAGGAAAGTAAAAAATCAGCGCTTATTGCTTATGGATCTGACACGAGATGACACGGAAAAAATGTTTCAAGGTGACACATTTTCTGGACTTTGAGTCTCTCGCCCACCATATGTCACAATGGTGCAACGAGTCTGTGCAATGGTTTCATGCTACACACGCCTAAAACTCACATATACCGACAAATGATAGAGTTCCAAAAGTTAGCTGCTAAATTTTGTACAGTCTTCATGATTCGGAGCATATATGCGTCTGGGGCATTGTTACCACATATTTCGAGCACCGCTGCACGAGCGAGAGCTTGCCACTCAGGATAAGATGCCAGTGTCATCAAGCTTCGTGATGCGGAGATAGCAGCAGTCTCGCATCAAGCAAATATATGTTCTTTCAGTTGTCAACGATAAGCTTGTCCATTTGACACATCTGTAGGTACACCATTGGCATCTCTACTTTTCTCAGCTTCGCTGAGTATCAGTCGAAGCAAAGGAGGTCTTTCTGGCTGTCGTTGAGTCATCGTGTTCTTTTACAACCTCAAGTATCATTGCGTCTATTTCATTCTCAAGTCTCCATATTCTCTTCTTGTGTTTATTGGAAAGGTATCTGTATTAAAATTCGAACAGTAAGAACATATACTGTCATTGTAATTCTTATATAGGAACACTGACTAGTATGATTTGAATTCCAACCCCTCGACTTGAGCCCGTGGATAGAATCAAAACATCCAGCTTAAATAGAAAGATCTTCAAGAAAATCTTGAAATGTGCAACATATGTTACATCATTTTTGTGTAATGGCAACACTTGAATCTTGATAAAGTATTTCTAtctaattaaaatcatatagaGAGAGTAATGGGAAGATCTTGATAAGTTGGCGAAAAATGATAAACTCTAAAGGACTGAGAATACATGATTACCTTTTAATATACATGAAAACCATACATAAATACAAAAGAAAGAGGGTGATCGACATTACTCATTATTGATTTTCCTCTCCTGTCATCTATTGTACTTGAAGTGAACTCAATTCAAAATTTGGTGCCTTAATCCTGGAACTCTGACAACCCCTTTCGATATGACTCTCTGAAGGGCATGAAGTGTAGAGAACCTTTTCCACTTTCGCATAGCTGCTGCCAAAGCAAGCTCTCGAAATTATATCTGCAGACAACTTACGCAAATCCTCATCTACCTTGATCTCCAGTTTTCCTACCAAATCCACAGTTTTGGTCTCCCAGCTTTTTAATACATCGAGGTTAATTCAGATTATGTTCACCATTCCATGCAAAAACCTTCGGAGTCATACTTGATGTTCCATGTCTATTACATACTACCAGACCAAGAAAGAAACGAATGGCGTTTTTAACATCTTATTATAGTAATCATATTGTGGGATTTGAAGACACGTGTCCCGAGAAACAAACAGGTTCACCACAGAATTATTTAAATACTAAGACTGTACACGAGTAATATTGGCTTATCTGAGTTCATGTAGTCACTTGTTGAATGAGAATTGAGAAGTACACTACATATACCTTAACTTCATCAAAATAGAATTCAGGTGCGATTATCTTCCTTTGGTGAGCCCATTAGGGTCCGTTCGATGTTAAGATGCCTCGACCGTGCAAAGGACCCCGATCCCTGG comes from Primulina huaijiensis isolate GDHJ02 chromosome 2, ASM1229523v2, whole genome shotgun sequence and encodes:
- the LOC140970666 gene encoding rac-like GTP-binding protein RAC2, whose translation is MSTSTITNSSVNSNATATKFIKCVTVGDGAVGKTCLLISYTSNTFPTDYVPTVFDNFSANVSVDGQTVNLGLWDTAGQEDYNRLRPLSYRGADVFLLAFSLISRPSFENISKKWVPELRHYASSVPVVLVGTKLDLREDKQFKNDYPGAFTISTQQGEELKKQIGAVAYIECSAKTQQNVKAVFDAAIKVVLRPPKLRKQTKYSKACRIF
- the LOC140960235 gene encoding uncharacterized protein At1g28695-like; protein product: MSCSKFSIADVVVLFSIFFALTLFLLFSSIKPSAYRSLPNTNLEILKDDLQIALENAAMPNKNLIIAIINKAYVEPHENEYPSMFDIFLESLWEGEGTRELLDHLLVVAVDKTAYERCEFRRLNCYRLLVDGGGDDFSAEKLYMSKDFIEMMWRRTSFLLNVLKKGYNFIFTDTDVLWLRNPLTRLSMNETLDLQISTDSFNGNSSSELNNINTGFYYVRSNNRTISLFEIWYDMRKNSTGMKEQDVLEQLVLHGVLDQLGLMPRFLDTLYFSGFCSDSKDVTVVITVHANCCRTIGAKMVDLKAVLRDWKGFKNNENSNNSSNFQWTDHSSCVNSWK